In Rubripirellula tenax, the following are encoded in one genomic region:
- a CDS encoding DUF1587 domain-containing protein, with the protein MKLQPSLAQVQPCEPSPNCPTAVRASGRFASVPARLLVLLVLATVPHSIAGSQELAAQESVAHESGIPHVGRRGFAEDVRSFLADHCIRCHGPKIANAGFRVDQLSPDLATPNAAEQWKEVVDRINLGDMPPEEEPRPAPGEFEPVVDWINSALRDAERSARNAGGRIPMRRLNRVEYANSVRDLLHMDPMVIAPLVEDFPGDGKAEGFDRLGVALFFDQTQIERTLEVAERAIAVGEPEIQTLRAEAEANPRIKPSKKKNNKPFRQDSCRTGAKRGGACRRRCAVRSRLRQSSQV; encoded by the coding sequence ATGAAACTTCAACCCTCTCTCGCTCAAGTCCAACCTTGCGAACCGTCGCCGAATTGTCCGACTGCTGTTCGTGCAAGCGGCAGGTTCGCTTCCGTTCCAGCACGACTGCTGGTTCTCCTGGTCCTGGCCACCGTTCCGCACTCGATCGCCGGTTCGCAGGAGTTAGCCGCCCAAGAGTCAGTGGCCCACGAGTCAGGGATTCCGCATGTTGGACGTCGCGGTTTTGCCGAGGACGTGCGTTCGTTTCTTGCCGATCATTGCATTCGGTGTCATGGGCCGAAAATCGCCAATGCCGGATTTCGTGTGGATCAGCTCTCACCGGACCTTGCGACTCCCAACGCGGCTGAGCAATGGAAAGAGGTCGTTGACAGGATCAACCTTGGCGACATGCCACCCGAAGAAGAACCACGGCCTGCGCCGGGGGAATTCGAGCCTGTTGTGGATTGGATCAACTCGGCACTGCGTGATGCCGAACGGTCGGCTCGAAACGCGGGTGGGCGGATTCCCATGCGGCGATTAAACCGAGTCGAGTACGCCAACAGTGTTCGCGATTTATTGCACATGGACCCGATGGTGATCGCGCCGTTGGTCGAAGACTTTCCGGGCGATGGGAAGGCCGAGGGCTTCGACCGCTTGGGGGTTGCGTTGTTCTTTGATCAGACGCAGATCGAGCGGACGCTGGAGGTCGCCGAACGCGCGATCGCGGTCGGCGAACCTGAGATTCAAACATTGCGGGCCGAGGCGGAAGCGAACCCGCGAATCAAGCCGAGTAAGAAAAAAAATAACAAGCCGTTTCGCCAAGACAGTTGTCGAACCGGGGCCAAGCGGGGTGGAGCTTGTCGACGAAGGTGTGCGGTTCGTTCACGGTTACGGCAATCGTCCCAAGTCTGA
- a CDS encoding DUF1592 domain-containing protein — translation MNYASMKHVGFRKRLQAVLQVALLFLCFGFCAPSRADDLTSNASLKQFLGSYCVDCHGEGADEGNFELNSLSGDMNDAANFDRWQLVHDRLESGEMPPEDAERPKPEEIAVALKPLATSLSSTQSQMQAKQGRVTARRLNAIEFQTTLSDLLQTPLDIADLLPADAKAEGFSTVGSALNISSVQMEAYLEAIDAAIDQSVRFADRPEKQKFRLSLLNNNGYMVTYRAQHPALPVVDGMNLYATEAMSNHHALWGQYVVPRTGTYRIKVSAYKVNSDDPIALTMRVGGNGHKETLKVKHRLLEHIEIDSEEPQVHEWQGELLRGHFLHLYPSELPIYRFPINKGYGQVKWEGPGVCVQWLEIEGPILETWPPEGEQVLFGNVATQPIAEANNPDPNVQLHSLPVIPADPRKRPKDWPPGGNPFNPLAGDAGRDAKFPAQVYGQKRSQIVREILAGKREGADPLPDYYSPPHNLPIGSPLPSYGGEPIYKNASHPGDLVRTRELAPADAKADAARLIKRMLPMAFRRPVSKTVSDRYVAFVHSWLDQGVSFESAMRTGYKAIFTSPQFLFQQSTLPTGDVDMENAKEFALAERLAYFLWCSTPDVELLQLAHAGELSQPRMLREQTERLLKDKRSERFVEDFLGQWLDLHEIDFTSPDTHLFPEYDAVLHTSMVEESHAFFRHLLTENLPAKNLIDSSFVTVNRRLAKHYRIDGVSGMKPTLVDIPEDCVRGGLLTQAAVLKVTANGTNTSPVVRGVWVLERVLGSPSAPPPPGIPAVEPDIRGAVTIRDQLEKHRNNAACASCHAKIDPPGMALESFDPVGRYRTTYRVLDPSKAELRKQDHTIRYNQGLPVDASYQLADGTKFKDIRQLKRILAEDEQAIARTLIDRLLVYSTGATTTFADRNEINQLVRGTKSEAYGVRSIVHAVVQSKLFRTR, via the coding sequence ATGAACTACGCTTCAATGAAACATGTCGGCTTTCGAAAGCGGCTGCAGGCTGTTTTGCAGGTGGCCCTTTTGTTTTTGTGCTTCGGTTTCTGTGCACCGTCACGTGCCGACGATCTAACGTCGAACGCTTCGCTCAAACAGTTTTTGGGAAGCTACTGCGTCGATTGTCATGGCGAAGGGGCCGACGAAGGTAACTTTGAACTCAATTCGCTTAGCGGTGACATGAACGATGCCGCCAATTTTGACCGGTGGCAATTGGTTCACGACCGACTTGAATCTGGTGAAATGCCACCTGAGGACGCCGAACGACCGAAACCGGAAGAGATCGCTGTGGCGCTAAAGCCGCTAGCCACATCGCTTTCGTCCACTCAGTCGCAGATGCAGGCTAAACAGGGCCGTGTCACGGCTCGACGTCTGAACGCAATCGAGTTTCAAACGACGTTGTCGGACTTGCTGCAAACACCGCTGGACATCGCCGATTTGTTGCCGGCCGATGCCAAGGCCGAGGGATTCTCCACGGTTGGATCGGCGCTGAATATTTCTAGCGTTCAGATGGAAGCGTATCTCGAGGCCATCGATGCCGCGATTGATCAGTCGGTTCGGTTTGCCGATCGACCCGAGAAGCAAAAGTTTCGACTGTCCCTGTTGAATAACAACGGCTACATGGTGACGTACCGCGCCCAGCATCCGGCGTTGCCCGTTGTCGATGGCATGAATTTGTATGCCACCGAAGCAATGTCGAACCACCATGCGTTGTGGGGGCAATATGTCGTGCCAAGAACTGGCACCTACCGGATCAAAGTGTCAGCCTACAAAGTGAATTCGGACGATCCGATTGCTCTGACCATGCGAGTCGGTGGAAACGGACACAAAGAGACATTGAAGGTCAAGCATCGTTTGCTAGAGCACATTGAGATTGATTCGGAGGAACCTCAGGTTCACGAGTGGCAGGGGGAACTACTTCGCGGACACTTCTTGCACTTGTATCCCTCGGAGTTGCCCATTTATCGGTTTCCGATTAACAAGGGTTATGGCCAAGTGAAATGGGAAGGGCCCGGCGTGTGCGTGCAGTGGTTGGAGATCGAGGGCCCAATTTTGGAAACATGGCCGCCTGAGGGAGAGCAAGTGCTATTTGGGAACGTCGCCACCCAGCCGATCGCGGAGGCGAACAATCCTGATCCTAATGTTCAACTGCATTCGCTACCGGTCATTCCTGCGGACCCCCGGAAAAGGCCAAAGGACTGGCCACCGGGCGGGAACCCATTCAATCCGCTGGCCGGAGACGCAGGCAGAGATGCCAAGTTTCCCGCTCAGGTCTACGGCCAGAAACGGAGCCAGATTGTCAGAGAAATCCTGGCCGGGAAACGGGAGGGAGCAGACCCGCTGCCTGATTACTATTCGCCTCCACACAATCTGCCGATCGGAAGTCCACTACCGAGCTACGGTGGCGAACCGATTTACAAGAATGCCTCACATCCTGGCGACTTGGTGCGGACCCGTGAATTGGCACCCGCCGATGCCAAGGCCGATGCGGCACGTTTGATCAAACGCATGTTGCCGATGGCCTTTCGGCGTCCGGTCTCGAAAACGGTATCGGACAGATACGTCGCGTTCGTTCATAGCTGGCTCGACCAAGGGGTCTCGTTTGAATCTGCCATGCGAACGGGATACAAGGCGATCTTCACATCACCTCAGTTCCTGTTTCAGCAGTCGACACTACCAACCGGAGATGTCGATATGGAAAACGCGAAGGAGTTCGCACTCGCCGAACGACTCGCTTACTTCCTGTGGTGCAGCACTCCGGACGTCGAGCTATTGCAACTCGCTCATGCAGGCGAGCTCTCTCAGCCAAGAATGCTGCGTGAACAGACCGAACGTCTGTTGAAAGACAAACGATCGGAACGGTTCGTCGAGGATTTCCTTGGCCAATGGTTGGATCTTCACGAGATTGATTTCACCAGCCCGGATACTCATCTCTTTCCGGAGTACGACGCCGTTTTGCATACATCGATGGTCGAGGAATCGCACGCATTCTTTCGTCATCTGCTGACAGAAAATCTACCCGCCAAAAATCTGATCGATTCCAGTTTCGTGACCGTCAACCGGCGGCTTGCCAAGCATTACCGAATCGACGGGGTCTCGGGCATGAAACCGACTTTGGTTGACATTCCGGAAGATTGCGTTCGGGGTGGCCTGCTGACCCAAGCGGCTGTCTTGAAGGTGACCGCCAATGGCACCAATACGTCGCCTGTTGTCCGCGGCGTTTGGGTGCTCGAGCGAGTTCTCGGTTCCCCGTCGGCTCCACCTCCACCAGGGATCCCGGCCGTTGAACCAGATATCCGCGGAGCGGTCACAATTCGCGATCAGTTGGAAAAACACCGCAACAACGCAGCGTGTGCGTCATGCCACGCCAAAATCGACCCTCCAGGAATGGCCCTCGAAAGTTTCGATCCCGTCGGTCGGTATCGCACGACCTACCGGGTCCTCGATCCGTCGAAGGCGGAACTGCGGAAGCAGGACCACACGATCCGTTACAACCAAGGCCTACCGGTCGATGCGTCCTACCAACTCGCTGACGGAACAAAATTCAAAGACATCCGCCAGCTCAAGCGAATCCTGGCCGAAGACGAGCAGGCGATCGCCCGGACGCTGATCGATCGGTTACTGGTCTATTCAACGGGTGCGACCACCACGTTTGCGGACCGGAACGAAATCAACCAACTCGTTCGTGGTACCAAGAGCGAAGCCTATGGAGTTCGCTCGATCGTTCACGCCGTGGTGCAAAGCAAACTGTTTCGCACTCGATAA
- a CDS encoding FAD-dependent oxidoreductase → MDSNLFDRRAMLAGTAALVGASTVQSVHAQGVTEAPTDFVSEPERKTTVTRRCDVLVCGGGPAGVSAAIAAARAGASVHILECHGCLGGVWTSGMLSYVIDADKPGFNTELIRRLDEVNTQYGHVAMRPQSWLSYMYDVETMKWVLETYVTELNIGVQLHTRVVAVELDNAKRVRGVITESKSGREAWLADVVIDTTGDGDVGALAGCQFEIGDSAGDDGCPCQPMSLMGVISAPPELLREFTRAGSSDGNHKDRFRAEIERGGFKPSYTKPTVFHMGGSIATVMMNHEYGVRPDSASEITAATFRARNELNNIIRGLRTLPEWKDIRLVTTSEKIGVRDGRRLKGRGVVTKADVVAGRRVSDSVCTSDFCVDIHAIKKSDGGYGNRGIRAKPFEIPMGAMIAAEVDNLMMAGRCISGDFIAHSSYRVTGNAVAMGEYAGVTAAKASQANVAPHEVAYRDVDQKVNQIRTEHDS, encoded by the coding sequence ATGGATAGCAATCTTTTTGACCGACGTGCGATGCTTGCCGGCACTGCGGCGCTCGTTGGAGCCAGCACCGTCCAATCCGTCCATGCCCAGGGCGTCACGGAAGCACCGACTGATTTCGTCAGCGAACCAGAACGCAAGACCACCGTTACTCGCAGATGTGACGTATTGGTTTGCGGTGGAGGACCGGCCGGGGTAAGCGCCGCGATCGCTGCGGCTCGGGCTGGTGCGTCGGTGCATATTCTTGAATGCCACGGCTGCCTCGGCGGCGTTTGGACGAGTGGCATGTTGTCTTACGTCATTGACGCGGACAAACCAGGATTCAACACCGAGTTGATCCGGCGGCTCGACGAGGTGAACACGCAGTATGGTCACGTTGCGATGCGGCCCCAATCTTGGTTGTCGTACATGTACGACGTAGAAACCATGAAGTGGGTCTTGGAAACCTATGTCACCGAGCTGAATATTGGTGTTCAGCTTCACACCCGCGTCGTCGCCGTTGAACTTGACAATGCTAAACGCGTCCGCGGTGTCATCACGGAATCAAAGTCTGGACGTGAGGCTTGGCTAGCAGACGTCGTCATCGACACGACAGGTGATGGAGACGTCGGCGCGTTGGCGGGATGTCAGTTTGAAATCGGCGACAGCGCTGGCGACGATGGATGCCCATGCCAACCGATGTCCCTCATGGGGGTGATTTCGGCGCCGCCCGAGTTGCTGCGCGAATTTACGCGTGCGGGGAGCAGCGACGGAAATCACAAAGATCGCTTTCGAGCCGAAATCGAACGTGGCGGATTCAAGCCGAGCTACACCAAACCGACCGTATTTCACATGGGTGGTTCCATAGCCACGGTAATGATGAATCACGAGTATGGCGTGCGACCCGATAGTGCGTCCGAGATCACCGCCGCCACTTTCCGTGCTCGGAACGAACTGAACAACATCATCCGAGGCCTTCGGACGCTACCTGAATGGAAAGACATTCGACTGGTGACTACCAGCGAAAAAATTGGTGTTCGCGATGGGAGACGTCTGAAGGGGCGTGGCGTCGTCACCAAGGCTGACGTGGTCGCTGGACGCAGGGTATCCGATAGCGTGTGCACGTCCGATTTTTGCGTGGACATCCATGCGATCAAGAAAAGCGATGGCGGTTACGGAAACCGCGGTATCAGGGCCAAGCCGTTTGAGATCCCGATGGGAGCGATGATCGCGGCGGAAGTTGATAATCTGATGATGGCCGGCCGGTGCATTAGCGGCGACTTCATCGCTCATTCGAGTTACCGGGTCACCGGAAACGCGGTCGCCATGGGCGAGTACGCCGGGGTAACGGCAGCGAAGGCCAGTCAAGCCAATGTGGCTCCTCACGAGGTCGCCTACCGCGACGTCGACCAAAAGGTCAACCAAATTCGCACCGAGCATGATTCGTAG
- a CDS encoding sulfatase-like hydrolase/transferase, with protein sequence MMNPAFSQRSVFLLSGFGRCVVSILALMLARSAVNADNSRPPNVLIVVADDLGFSDLGCYGSEIDTPNLDKLAGHGLRLTQFYTTGRCCPSRASLLTGQYPHRVGLGHMTQDIGLPGYRGRVSEAAQTIAQQLTPYGYRSFLSGKWHLGTDDPTQHGFEEFYGTLTSAKTFWDADHFLRLPAGRNPRTYDEGEFYATNAVADHAIEFLDKARETPDRPWFVYLAFNAPHFPLHAPTHLIAKYASRYVDGWDVARVDRLQRMKKLGVVPADTQLTPRSVHFDWGASDPDRNPPWASLSEERRADLSRRMAIYAAMVDSMDQNIGRVLNDLKTRGEFENTLIVFTSDNGACAEWDSFGFDGKSSPNNVLHQGEQLDAMGSSGTFHSAGSGWANVSNTPWRLYKHYNHEGGIAVPCILHWPTKMADESLRRGRIDAAPTHLIDVLPTLLDAVGASASSEDVAMAGTSLLPVIQGKSLPKRSLFFEHEGNRAVRDGKWKLVALRDRPWELYNMEVDRSELNDLAEKRPALVNQMSKAWDRWANQNRVTPLPSDYHVAYVPAKEPIESAQLTAGTVRKLAGGFRFTEGPAWDGLENWYFSDIPNKTLHQLSTNGKRKLIRTGAQASNGIVVDEQGRLVFCEVGGCRIVRRDAGGREETLTDSCDGKPLGMPNDIWIASNGDIYFTVTKRNKQRAKSIPADAITATVFMIPADGSATQNVGYGLKAPNGIVGSSDGKRLYVTDFGFKKCWRYTIEDDGSLSDQQVAADQASDGIALDERGNLYTTSKEGITVYDSDAKKTALIPTPESPANMKFGGVDGHTLIITARTSVYAIQMNVRGDFP encoded by the coding sequence ATGATGAACCCAGCTTTTTCACAACGTAGCGTGTTTTTGCTTTCCGGTTTTGGTCGTTGCGTTGTGTCGATTCTTGCGTTGATGTTGGCTCGTAGCGCAGTCAACGCCGACAATTCTAGGCCTCCTAACGTGCTGATTGTCGTCGCCGACGACTTGGGGTTCAGTGATCTCGGCTGCTACGGCAGTGAGATCGACACGCCGAACCTGGATAAGCTGGCCGGTCACGGATTGCGACTGACTCAGTTCTACACCACCGGGCGATGTTGTCCGTCGCGGGCGAGCTTATTGACGGGCCAGTATCCGCATCGGGTCGGACTCGGCCACATGACCCAGGACATTGGTCTGCCCGGGTATCGGGGACGCGTGTCCGAGGCTGCTCAGACGATTGCCCAGCAACTGACGCCGTACGGATACCGATCGTTCTTGTCGGGCAAGTGGCATCTGGGAACCGACGATCCCACCCAGCATGGTTTTGAAGAGTTTTATGGCACGCTGACGAGTGCAAAGACGTTTTGGGATGCCGATCACTTCTTGCGGCTGCCCGCAGGGCGGAATCCAAGGACATACGATGAAGGTGAATTCTACGCAACCAATGCAGTCGCCGATCATGCGATCGAATTCTTGGACAAGGCGAGAGAGACCCCCGATCGGCCTTGGTTCGTTTATCTTGCATTCAATGCTCCGCATTTTCCACTTCATGCGCCAACGCATTTGATTGCCAAGTACGCCAGTCGTTACGTCGACGGATGGGACGTCGCACGCGTCGACCGACTTCAGCGTATGAAGAAGCTGGGCGTTGTTCCAGCCGACACGCAGCTCACTCCGCGATCCGTGCATTTCGATTGGGGTGCGTCCGATCCCGATCGGAATCCACCGTGGGCGTCGTTGTCCGAAGAGCGACGTGCTGACTTATCGCGTCGCATGGCCATCTACGCCGCGATGGTGGATTCGATGGACCAGAATATCGGGCGAGTCCTGAACGATCTGAAGACTCGCGGTGAATTTGAAAACACACTCATTGTCTTCACATCGGACAACGGAGCCTGCGCCGAGTGGGATTCCTTTGGATTCGATGGCAAGTCGAGCCCAAACAACGTGTTGCACCAAGGCGAACAGCTGGATGCCATGGGTTCATCGGGAACGTTTCACAGTGCCGGCTCTGGTTGGGCCAACGTATCAAACACACCTTGGCGGCTCTACAAACATTACAACCACGAAGGCGGCATCGCCGTGCCATGCATCTTGCACTGGCCCACAAAGATGGCGGACGAGTCACTGCGTCGCGGAAGAATCGACGCGGCGCCGACGCATTTGATTGACGTCCTACCGACGCTGTTGGACGCGGTGGGTGCGTCCGCGTCCAGCGAGGACGTTGCGATGGCAGGCACCAGCCTATTGCCAGTGATACAAGGCAAGTCGCTACCAAAGCGAAGTCTATTCTTTGAACACGAGGGCAATCGAGCGGTCCGGGACGGCAAATGGAAATTGGTCGCTCTGCGTGATCGACCGTGGGAACTCTACAACATGGAAGTCGACCGCTCCGAGCTGAATGATCTTGCCGAAAAACGTCCGGCGCTCGTCAATCAAATGTCGAAAGCTTGGGACCGATGGGCCAATCAGAATCGAGTCACACCGCTGCCGAGCGACTACCACGTCGCCTACGTGCCGGCGAAAGAACCCATTGAGTCGGCGCAGTTGACTGCAGGTACGGTTCGCAAACTGGCCGGTGGTTTTCGGTTCACGGAAGGCCCCGCGTGGGATGGTTTGGAAAACTGGTATTTCTCGGATATCCCTAACAAAACGCTTCACCAGTTATCAACCAACGGCAAGCGAAAACTGATTCGCACAGGAGCACAAGCGTCCAATGGCATCGTCGTTGATGAACAAGGCCGGCTAGTGTTTTGCGAAGTTGGCGGTTGTCGAATTGTGCGAAGGGATGCCGGTGGCCGGGAGGAAACGCTTACGGATTCGTGTGACGGTAAACCGCTGGGAATGCCCAATGACATTTGGATCGCGTCAAACGGTGATATCTACTTCACAGTTACGAAACGGAATAAACAGCGAGCAAAGTCCATTCCCGCCGATGCGATCACCGCCACCGTCTTCATGATCCCCGCCGACGGGAGTGCGACGCAAAATGTCGGCTACGGATTGAAAGCTCCCAACGGGATCGTCGGCAGCAGCGATGGCAAGCGTTTATACGTCACCGATTTTGGATTCAAGAAGTGTTGGCGTTACACGATCGAAGACGACGGTTCCTTGTCGGACCAACAAGTCGCTGCCGATCAAGCCTCCGACGGGATCGCGTTGGACGAACGAGGCAATCTATACACGACCTCAAAGGAAGGGATCACCGTCTATGACTCCGATGCCAAGAAAACTGCGTTGATTCCGACGCCCGAGAGTCCTGCGAATATGAAGTTTGGTGGCGTTGACGGACACACGCTTATCATCACCGCTCGGACCAGTGTTTACGCGATCCAAATGAACGTTCGCGGCGACTTTCCATGA
- a CDS encoding DUF1592 domain-containing protein, with translation MELVDEGVRFVHGYGNRPKSDRWGRLGNVDASTVVLQDGYYRIRVRAGSSLGTRGEPIRVRAVYADKTPVRATVEIPIPTPLDTPEVYEAMVFLRAGPNGLKRSIGFSFNDIDNLIVTTPENNQWMHVVREAKGKLRDANTSGATKAEVEKARAELDAVAAEASKWKGPLRYYNPEHDSQNPPTIFVDWFEISGPVAQTWPPKSHQTIFFADEHQPSEQRHDTDDVREIFARLLRRAYRRPVNQAEINGVVEFVEQARASGTAFYDAVRLGLARVLCSPGFLFIQEPADGTTPRKLNDYELASRLSYFLWSSMPDETLFELAENGQLDDPRTLLEQVDRMLDDPRAEAFVEGFAGQWLHVREFGNTMPANEYRDYDAELEESSKLEAYAFFREVVASDLPVTNFLDSDFVMINQRLARHYGIEGVEGPNIRRVVVQPQHHRGGVLGMAGLMTLLSDGTRTLPVRRAAWVKTELFGDPPGNPPPNAGEIQPNTAGKKLTVRQRLDLHRNEPTCACADWQGLID, from the coding sequence GTGGAGCTTGTCGACGAAGGTGTGCGGTTCGTTCACGGTTACGGCAATCGTCCCAAGTCTGATCGCTGGGGCCGTTTGGGGAACGTCGATGCGTCAACGGTCGTACTTCAAGACGGTTACTACCGCATCCGGGTTCGTGCGGGGTCGAGTCTGGGAACTCGCGGCGAACCGATTCGTGTCAGAGCGGTGTATGCCGACAAAACGCCTGTTCGCGCGACCGTCGAGATTCCGATTCCAACTCCGCTCGATACGCCTGAGGTTTACGAAGCGATGGTGTTCCTGCGTGCCGGTCCGAACGGGCTCAAACGAAGCATCGGCTTTAGCTTCAACGACATCGACAACCTGATCGTGACCACGCCGGAAAACAACCAATGGATGCATGTGGTGCGGGAAGCGAAAGGCAAATTGCGTGACGCCAACACTTCGGGCGCAACGAAGGCTGAAGTCGAAAAGGCACGCGCGGAGCTGGACGCTGTGGCAGCCGAAGCGAGCAAGTGGAAAGGGCCCCTGCGATACTACAACCCTGAACATGATTCCCAAAATCCGCCAACGATCTTCGTTGACTGGTTTGAGATCAGCGGACCGGTCGCGCAAACTTGGCCGCCGAAGAGTCATCAGACGATTTTCTTCGCCGATGAGCATCAGCCGAGCGAGCAACGGCATGACACCGACGATGTGCGTGAGATTTTCGCCCGTCTGCTTCGACGAGCGTATCGCCGCCCAGTGAATCAAGCCGAGATCAACGGCGTAGTCGAATTTGTCGAGCAAGCTCGTGCATCGGGCACCGCTTTTTACGACGCCGTGCGACTGGGACTGGCGCGTGTGCTTTGTTCACCAGGGTTTCTGTTCATTCAAGAACCCGCCGATGGAACGACGCCTCGCAAGCTCAACGATTACGAACTCGCTTCACGGCTGAGCTACTTCCTTTGGTCAAGCATGCCGGACGAAACACTTTTTGAGCTCGCCGAAAACGGACAGCTTGATGATCCACGCACGTTGCTGGAACAGGTCGATCGGATGCTCGATGACCCGAGGGCCGAGGCATTTGTCGAAGGGTTCGCAGGCCAGTGGCTGCACGTTCGCGAGTTTGGCAACACGATGCCGGCCAATGAGTACCGCGACTATGACGCGGAACTGGAGGAATCATCCAAGCTCGAGGCGTATGCGTTCTTTCGTGAGGTGGTCGCTTCGGACTTGCCGGTCACAAACTTTCTGGACAGTGACTTTGTGATGATCAATCAGCGGCTTGCTCGACACTACGGGATCGAGGGCGTTGAGGGACCGAACATTCGTCGCGTCGTCGTCCAGCCGCAGCATCATCGTGGTGGCGTGCTTGGGATGGCGGGTCTGATGACGCTGCTTTCCGATGGCACTCGCACGTTGCCGGTTCGTCGCGCGGCTTGGGTGAAGACCGAACTGTTTGGCGATCCGCCAGGCAACCCGCCACCCAACGCAGGCGAAATCCAACCCAACACGGCCGGAAAAAAACTGACCGTGCGACAGCGGCTAGACCTTCACCGCAACGAACCGACTTGTGCATGTGCGGACTGGCAAGGTCTGATTGACTAG
- a CDS encoding DUF1552 domain-containing protein, which yields MNPQHAASTRRRLLKGVGVTLALPFLQSQSPVKAAENERKLAPESDGKPRRAVFICNNLGLHMPYFVPEETGFGYKPSPYLEVLGDLRKQMTVFSGVSHPHVDGGHAAEKSFLTAAPHPGSGSFRNSISVDQLMTESIGSQTRIPSLVLSANGGGSLSWTRSGVPIPGQESPSKVFRKLFTSGSPTEVREQITRLQQGASVMDMVMSEAKRLRGDLSRDDQQKFDEYTTSVREVEQEMVRQQEWERKPKPQVDAKEPDDIRDQADTIGRSKLMYDLVALALQTDSTRLATIMAVGWFAVPPINQVTEGYHTLSHHGKNEEKLAQLAIIEKQHLSILRDFLAKLAAVKEEDDTLLDRTMVLFGSDMGNASSHNNTNVPAVLAGGGFKHGQHLAFDKTNNEPLSNIYVSMLQRMGLPIDRFGSSTGTMRGLEMQS from the coding sequence ATGAATCCTCAACACGCCGCATCCACACGACGGCGGCTTCTGAAGGGAGTCGGCGTCACGCTTGCCTTACCGTTTTTGCAATCGCAGTCGCCCGTCAAGGCGGCTGAGAACGAACGGAAGCTTGCTCCCGAGTCCGACGGCAAGCCGCGTCGCGCGGTATTTATCTGCAACAACCTTGGGTTGCACATGCCGTACTTTGTTCCCGAGGAGACAGGGTTTGGCTACAAGCCGTCCCCGTATTTGGAAGTGTTGGGCGATTTGCGCAAGCAGATGACCGTCTTTTCGGGCGTCTCCCATCCGCATGTCGACGGCGGACATGCCGCTGAGAAGTCGTTCCTGACCGCAGCGCCGCATCCGGGAAGCGGTAGTTTCCGAAACAGCATCTCGGTCGATCAGTTGATGACCGAATCGATCGGTTCCCAAACTCGCATCCCATCGTTGGTGTTGAGCGCGAATGGGGGCGGTTCGCTTTCGTGGACTCGAAGTGGTGTCCCCATTCCGGGACAGGAGTCGCCGTCAAAGGTGTTTCGCAAGCTGTTCACGTCGGGGTCACCAACTGAAGTTCGAGAGCAAATCACGCGGCTTCAGCAAGGGGCAAGCGTGATGGATATGGTGATGAGTGAAGCGAAACGACTTCGGGGCGATCTGAGCCGAGACGACCAACAAAAATTCGACGAGTACACCACCAGCGTTCGCGAAGTCGAACAGGAGATGGTGCGTCAACAGGAGTGGGAACGCAAACCAAAACCTCAGGTCGACGCGAAGGAACCGGACGACATTCGCGACCAGGCCGACACGATCGGTCGGTCCAAGTTGATGTATGACCTTGTCGCACTCGCGCTGCAAACCGATTCCACTCGGCTCGCAACGATCATGGCCGTCGGCTGGTTTGCCGTTCCGCCGATCAATCAAGTCACCGAGGGATATCACACGCTTTCGCACCATGGCAAAAACGAAGAAAAATTAGCGCAGTTGGCAATCATCGAGAAACAGCACCTCAGTATCCTGCGTGACTTCTTGGCCAAGCTGGCTGCGGTGAAGGAGGAGGATGACACGTTGCTGGACCGGACGATGGTTTTGTTTGGTAGCGACATGGGCAACGCATCGAGCCACAACAATACCAATGTTCCCGCCGTTCTGGCCGGCGGCGGATTCAAGCACGGCCAGCACTTGGCGTTTGATAAAACGAACAACGAACCGCTTTCCAATATCTATGTCAGCATGTTGCAACGAATGGGATTGCCGATTGACCGCTTTGGCAGCAGCACGGGAACAATGCGCGGATTGGAGATGCAGTCATGA